A part of Desulfomicrobium baculatum DSM 4028 genomic DNA contains:
- the rnhA gene encoding ribonuclease HI has protein sequence MTDTSVTIYTDGSSLGNPGPGGWGAVLIWADSKKELSRGYIETTNNRMEIRGVLHALEHLKRPCTVHVHSDSRYVCDAISKKWIQSWLKNGWLTSAKKPVKNRDLWEQLLSLLQKHKVIFHWVKAHDGHPENERCDELAKNAAKAREREIDEGYLRNT, from the coding sequence GTGACCGATACATCAGTTACAATCTACACGGACGGATCGAGCCTGGGCAATCCGGGGCCCGGAGGCTGGGGCGCTGTTCTTATCTGGGCTGACTCAAAAAAGGAGCTCAGCCGGGGTTATATCGAGACCACGAACAACCGCATGGAAATTCGTGGCGTTCTTCACGCTCTGGAGCATCTGAAGCGGCCATGCACAGTGCATGTCCATTCAGACTCACGCTATGTGTGTGACGCCATATCCAAAAAATGGATCCAGTCATGGCTTAAAAACGGCTGGCTGACCTCGGCCAAAAAGCCGGTCAAAAACAGGGATCTCTGGGAACAACTGCTGTCTTTGTTGCAAAAACACAAGGTGATATTTCATTGGGTGAAAGCCCATGACGGGCACCCGGAAAATGAGCGCTGCGACGAACTGGCCAAAAACGCGGCCAAAGCCCGAGAACGAGAAATTGATGAAGGATATTTAAGGAATACTTGA
- a CDS encoding RsbRD N-terminal domain-containing protein has protein sequence MELQKFLTDNHHAICAQWAEAIIKTYPEEGAKFFSGSSNQFANPVGHTFRNNVERIYKILLSQADVAECSTDLDGILRIRAVQGFAPSVALSFLPALKEIVRRQLEKAYPAEQPDSMLYDWNTRVDRLTMLGFDLYMNCRELLWKQKANQLYSRTHKLLERANLLKDEEVAG, from the coding sequence ATGGAACTACAAAAATTTTTGACCGACAACCATCACGCCATTTGTGCCCAATGGGCAGAGGCGATTATCAAGACCTACCCTGAAGAGGGTGCCAAATTTTTTTCTGGTTCGTCCAATCAGTTCGCCAATCCTGTCGGTCATACTTTTCGCAACAATGTCGAGCGGATATATAAAATATTGCTCAGCCAGGCCGATGTTGCGGAATGTTCCACCGATCTGGACGGGATTTTACGCATCAGGGCCGTGCAAGGGTTCGCTCCTTCGGTCGCTCTGAGTTTTCTGCCTGCCCTCAAGGAGATAGTCCGGCGCCAGCTTGAAAAAGCTTACCCTGCTGAGCAACCAGATTCCATGCTGTATGATTGGAACACTCGCGTAGACAGGCTGACAATGCTTGGTTTTGACCTGTACATGAATTGCCGGGAGCTTCTTTGGAAGCAAAAAGCAAATCAGTTATATAGTAGAACTCATAAATTGCTTGAAAGGGCTAATTTATTGAAAGACGAGGAGGTAGCGGGGTAG
- the mutL gene encoding DNA mismatch repair endonuclease MutL — protein MIPEKQIRLLPPELQNQIAAGEVVERPSSVLKELVENALDAGATRIRIQIRDGGQSCIRVSDNGSGIFEDQLELAVTRHATSKLQNLSDLQHINSFGFRGEALPSIASVSRFRIASARHDGDGGVLEVLHGRILRQDKTAMPKGTDVEINDLFSNVPARLKFLKKPGTETRKCAELVARIALANPHVDFELVNADRTVHRFLAAQDLTQRLAAIWPQEVVESLHGVDFKDGELSVHGLVGDPAMAQGRPDRILVYVNARPVQDKTILSAIREAYRGRILGKEYPQAVIFLEIPPDEVDVNVHPAKTEVRFQDDGAIFRIIRRAVLQTLERNVHQTHAIEHAQPLSVSQVHASLPVMEPRFPVPGEAKIESGQDALLYEQDWPQKFASSAAAQKLFESADSSLAKTGPPAADTQALRLPSAGQNASTTHAPTAVQYLGQFAQTYLILAAKDEITLIDQHAAHERVLFNMLRAQGTRGERRPLLLPLEIPLHPAQAALAQEIWTKLDELGFSLELTPGRLMLHSIPALLTPSKAKEFLQDILTEKATSMEDLWAVMACKAAIKAGDTLTPNEALELVDSWQHVSEKNYCPHGRPVAVRWGVGDLEKLFKRRS, from the coding sequence ATGATCCCCGAGAAACAAATCCGCCTCCTTCCTCCCGAACTGCAGAACCAGATTGCAGCGGGAGAGGTCGTCGAACGACCGTCCAGCGTTTTGAAGGAACTTGTCGAAAACGCCCTGGATGCAGGCGCGACCCGAATCCGGATTCAAATCCGCGACGGCGGGCAATCCTGCATCAGGGTCAGCGACAACGGTTCCGGTATCTTTGAAGACCAACTCGAACTTGCCGTTACGCGTCACGCCACCAGCAAGCTTCAGAATCTGAGCGACTTGCAGCATATCAATAGCTTCGGATTCCGTGGAGAAGCCCTGCCGAGCATAGCATCTGTTTCCCGCTTCCGCATTGCCTCCGCCCGCCACGATGGCGACGGCGGGGTTTTGGAGGTGCTGCATGGGCGAATCCTGCGTCAGGACAAAACAGCCATGCCCAAAGGAACGGATGTTGAAATCAACGATCTGTTCTCCAACGTACCGGCCCGTCTCAAATTTCTGAAAAAACCGGGCACCGAGACCCGCAAATGCGCCGAACTTGTCGCCCGGATCGCACTTGCCAATCCGCATGTGGATTTTGAACTCGTAAACGCGGATCGAACTGTGCACCGATTTCTGGCAGCACAGGATCTCACGCAGCGTCTGGCAGCCATCTGGCCCCAGGAAGTTGTCGAATCCTTGCACGGCGTCGACTTCAAGGATGGAGAACTGTCCGTACACGGTCTTGTCGGCGACCCCGCCATGGCCCAGGGCCGTCCGGACCGCATCCTTGTCTATGTCAACGCCCGCCCGGTCCAGGACAAGACAATCCTGAGCGCCATCCGCGAAGCATACCGGGGAAGAATTCTTGGCAAGGAGTATCCCCAGGCGGTCATTTTTCTGGAAATTCCCCCGGATGAGGTTGATGTCAACGTGCATCCGGCCAAAACCGAAGTCCGCTTCCAGGACGACGGCGCCATTTTCCGGATCATACGCAGGGCTGTCCTGCAGACCTTGGAGCGTAATGTCCACCAGACCCACGCAATTGAGCATGCCCAGCCGCTTAGTGTCAGCCAGGTGCATGCGTCTTTGCCTGTGATGGAACCGCGTTTTCCCGTACCCGGGGAAGCCAAGATCGAGTCAGGCCAGGACGCGCTTCTTTATGAACAGGATTGGCCGCAAAAATTCGCGTCCTCCGCCGCTGCGCAAAAACTCTTTGAATCGGCTGACAGTTCGCTCGCGAAAACCGGCCCGCCTGCCGCGGACACTCAAGCTCTCCGACTCCCTTCAGCCGGACAAAACGCTTCCACGACTCACGCCCCGACGGCGGTTCAATATCTTGGGCAATTTGCTCAGACATACCTGATCCTTGCCGCCAAAGACGAGATCACGCTTATCGATCAGCACGCCGCCCATGAGCGCGTTTTGTTCAACATGCTGCGCGCCCAGGGCACTCGGGGAGAAAGGCGTCCGCTGCTTCTCCCCCTAGAAATTCCTCTGCATCCCGCACAGGCGGCCCTGGCGCAGGAAATCTGGACAAAGCTCGACGAACTGGGTTTTTCTCTTGAACTTACCCCCGGCCGCCTCATGCTGCACTCCATTCCAGCGCTCTTGACCCCTTCCAAAGCCAAAGAATTTCTGCAGGACATCCTGACCGAAAAGGCCACTTCAATGGAAGATCTCTGGGCGGTCATGGCCTGCAAGGCCGCCATCAAGGCAGGCGACACCCTCACTCCAAACGAGGCGCTAGAGCTTGTCGATTCCTGGCAACATGTGTCGGAAAAAAATTATTGCCCGCATGGACGCCCCGTTGCAGTGCGTTGGGGTGTAGGCGATCTGGAAAAATTATTTAAACGTCGCTCTTAG
- a CDS encoding DUF456 domain-containing protein: MSITLAILVFLLLIIAFFTHIFSFPANWFIILILGAWSWITPESPLTLTTFLIFVVVAFLGECIEFALQALGASKYGASSSGNWGAFAGAIFGAILGAPFFLGLGALFGAVGGAYLGCLGVEVMNHRPFADAKKAALGAMIGKVLGLAVKIGIGIAFLVHAFRLLFLT; encoded by the coding sequence ATGAGCATAACACTCGCCATCCTCGTTTTTCTTCTACTCATCATCGCCTTCTTCACTCATATTTTTTCTTTTCCCGCAAATTGGTTCATCATACTTATCTTGGGCGCTTGGTCCTGGATAACTCCTGAATCTCCCCTTACGCTGACCACGTTTCTGATTTTTGTCGTTGTTGCATTCCTGGGGGAATGCATCGAATTTGCCTTACAAGCATTGGGGGCGAGCAAATATGGCGCATCTTCGTCCGGAAACTGGGGCGCTTTTGCCGGCGCCATATTCGGCGCGATCCTCGGCGCGCCGTTTTTCCTGGGGCTTGGGGCTCTTTTCGGCGCGGTTGGCGGGGCCTACCTGGGGTGTCTGGGAGTTGAGGTGATGAATCATCGCCCGTTCGCGGACGCTAAAAAAGCGGCACTGGGCGCCATGATCGGCAAGGTTCTCGGTCTGGCCGTCAAGATCGGGATAGGTATCGCATTTCTTGTTCATGCATTTCGACTGCTCTTTCTGACGTGA
- a CDS encoding LPS-assembly protein LptD, producing MKLRILFISLLCVMSVLASSAFDPATAQEDEPQSWRLLADKTAASHDNQYLEAFGNVVLDRGNDYIRADYARYYQSTKWVFLKGNVEARFQGDFLKAEEAEFDLNTNTGWLKNGQIFMQDPHMYFEGAVLKKTGQDTYEFREATITVCDGDRPAWSIKTSRGDITVDGYAHLWTPRFQILDQPVFAAPYAVIPVKTKRQSGFLLPEIGTSDRLGITYDQPYYQVIDEEQDVTLYSHLMSNKGLMLGAEYRMVPDIHSKGIWKLDYLYDQQIEGESLYSDNVGMSRENRNRWWGRGKFDGYVGEPDWNLKFDLDMVSDQDYLREFSRGYSGFNKSRRDFLQYFGRDIEDSDSNLRINRALLSRNWGDLGFQGLLEYTQNLEYGSNNNLTNKSKADDPTLQRLPELNLHLYQTQLLSTPLTAEGSSQLASFWREYGTTGSRFDIHPIIGLPLHFEYGSIIPKAGVRSTSYFIQRFEGDDSDVDTDRSTQTRFLPDFSTSAYTEFSKIFTLNEESSIDKDAASATWLKLKHALQPRLEYDYIPYSEQEKYPYFDEADRIDAKNELTYSITNIFTMKTGRWQPALEEQGQPGLQMDFFEMARLRFEQSYSIREERRNDDTDEYPNRPFSDVLTDLTTRLSPWLYLNNKTWFSPYEGQIIEHEHSLSAYYDSLVYATFSLDFLEEIDEYLRQEQERQRIASFGGGIAINNQWSTAFLYRVDWEASTDLEKRLTLRYDHQCFSAETSWSQTDEDSRFEFRVILAQLGSLGR from the coding sequence ATGAAGCTGCGAATCCTTTTCATTTCTCTGCTTTGCGTCATGTCTGTGCTGGCCTCGTCCGCTTTTGACCCAGCCACCGCGCAGGAAGACGAGCCCCAGTCATGGCGCCTGCTCGCGGACAAGACTGCCGCAAGTCACGACAACCAATACCTGGAAGCATTCGGAAACGTAGTGCTGGACAGAGGGAACGACTACATCCGCGCCGATTATGCCAGATATTACCAGTCCACAAAATGGGTCTTCCTTAAAGGCAATGTCGAAGCCAGATTCCAAGGTGATTTTCTGAAGGCCGAAGAGGCGGAGTTCGATCTCAACACGAATACCGGGTGGCTGAAAAACGGCCAAATCTTCATGCAAGATCCGCACATGTATTTCGAGGGCGCCGTTCTCAAAAAGACCGGCCAGGATACGTACGAATTTCGTGAAGCCACCATCACAGTATGCGACGGCGACCGTCCTGCCTGGTCGATCAAGACGTCACGGGGCGACATTACGGTAGACGGCTATGCGCACCTCTGGACCCCTCGCTTTCAAATCCTCGATCAACCCGTCTTTGCCGCTCCCTACGCGGTCATCCCCGTCAAGACCAAAAGGCAAAGCGGCTTTCTCCTGCCCGAGATCGGCACCAGCGACCGTCTCGGCATCACCTATGATCAACCATATTATCAGGTCATCGATGAAGAGCAGGACGTCACGCTCTACTCGCACCTCATGTCGAACAAAGGTCTCATGCTCGGCGCCGAATACCGCATGGTGCCCGACATTCACAGCAAGGGCATCTGGAAACTCGACTATCTCTACGATCAGCAGATCGAGGGCGAATCGCTCTACAGCGACAACGTGGGCATGTCGCGCGAAAACCGCAATCGCTGGTGGGGGCGGGGCAAATTTGACGGCTACGTTGGAGAACCGGACTGGAATCTCAAATTCGACCTGGATATGGTTTCGGACCAGGATTATCTACGTGAATTTTCACGCGGCTATTCCGGCTTTAACAAAAGCCGCCGTGATTTTTTACAGTATTTTGGACGCGACATTGAGGACAGCGACAGTAATCTGCGAATCAACCGAGCACTCCTGAGTCGCAACTGGGGCGACCTTGGATTCCAAGGGCTTCTGGAGTACACGCAAAATCTTGAATACGGCAGCAACAACAACCTGACGAATAAAAGTAAGGCTGACGACCCTACGCTCCAGAGGCTTCCGGAACTCAATCTGCATCTTTACCAGACCCAACTTCTCAGCACTCCTCTGACCGCTGAGGGAAGTTCGCAACTGGCTTCATTTTGGAGAGAATACGGAACAACGGGATCTCGTTTCGATATCCACCCTATAATTGGACTACCATTGCACTTTGAATACGGCTCGATAATTCCTAAGGCTGGCGTCCGGAGTACAAGCTATTTCATACAGCGTTTTGAAGGGGATGACAGTGATGTAGACACAGATAGAAGCACGCAAACACGATTTCTTCCGGATTTTTCTACGTCAGCGTACACTGAATTTTCTAAAATATTTACTTTAAATGAAGAAAGCAGCATCGATAAGGACGCTGCTTCTGCGACATGGTTGAAATTGAAACACGCTCTTCAGCCTCGTCTTGAATATGACTATATCCCCTACTCCGAACAGGAAAAATATCCTTATTTTGACGAAGCAGATCGAATTGACGCAAAAAATGAGCTTACATATTCCATTACAAATATTTTCACCATGAAGACCGGAAGATGGCAGCCCGCTCTGGAAGAGCAAGGTCAGCCTGGTCTGCAAATGGATTTTTTTGAAATGGCGAGATTGCGTTTCGAGCAGTCCTACAGCATCCGCGAAGAAAGGCGCAACGACGACACTGACGAATATCCAAATCGTCCCTTTTCCGACGTGCTGACGGATCTGACCACCAGGCTTAGTCCATGGCTTTACCTGAACAACAAAACGTGGTTCTCCCCATATGAAGGCCAGATCATAGAGCATGAGCATTCACTCTCCGCCTACTACGACAGTCTTGTATACGCCACGTTCAGCCTGGATTTTCTGGAGGAAATCGACGAATACTTACGGCAGGAGCAAGAACGCCAGCGCATCGCCTCCTTTGGTGGCGGGATTGCCATCAATAATCAGTGGAGCACCGCCTTTTTGTACCGTGTCGATTGGGAAGCCAGCACAGACCTCGAGAAAAGGCTGACTTTGCGCTACGATCATCAGTGTTTTTCCGCCGAAACTTCATGGAGTCAAACCGACGAGGACTCCCGTTTTGAATTTCGGGTCATCCTCGCGCAACTGGGATCCTTGGGCCGTTAA
- the hflK gene encoding FtsH protease activity modulator HflK — MNWDWEKLQEKRQRQSGPMPGPDLGDLNEKVKQFKQMNLPGWRIIVLVALLFWLGSGIYIVQPDEVGVVKRFGAYERTTDPGPHYRLPFPFESVLTPQVTKIQRLEVGFRGSTAFTVGTGTQVRQVPEESLMLTGDENIVDVQFIVQFLIDNAQDYLFNVANQDKTVKDAAEAAMREVIGYNKIDAALTDDKLTIQNDTRDLLQKILNSYKSGIRVVAVQLQDVHPPRQVIDAFKDVASAKEDKSRFINEAEAYENDLVPRTRGEAAAILNQAQAYKETKILQARGDSDRFLFVLEEYRKAKDITKKRIYLETMEEILSRPEVEKIIISNDSMQRVFPYLPLQRSGKAAVNGQAKDGGVN; from the coding sequence ATGAATTGGGACTGGGAAAAACTACAAGAAAAACGACAGCGGCAGTCTGGCCCCATGCCTGGGCCGGATCTTGGTGATTTAAACGAAAAAGTCAAACAGTTTAAACAGATGAATTTGCCTGGATGGCGAATCATCGTGCTCGTGGCCCTTTTGTTCTGGCTCGGTAGCGGTATTTATATCGTTCAGCCGGATGAGGTCGGCGTTGTCAAGCGCTTTGGAGCCTATGAACGCACCACCGATCCTGGACCGCATTATCGACTGCCCTTTCCGTTTGAATCCGTGCTGACTCCTCAGGTCACCAAGATTCAGCGGCTGGAAGTCGGTTTTCGCGGGAGCACCGCCTTCACCGTAGGAACCGGCACCCAGGTCCGGCAGGTTCCGGAAGAATCCCTGATGCTCACGGGTGACGAGAATATCGTCGACGTCCAGTTTATCGTTCAGTTTTTGATCGATAACGCTCAGGACTATCTGTTCAACGTAGCCAATCAGGATAAAACCGTCAAAGACGCGGCCGAAGCTGCCATGCGTGAAGTCATCGGCTACAATAAGATCGATGCCGCTCTTACGGATGACAAGCTGACAATCCAGAACGACACGCGTGACCTGTTGCAAAAAATTCTGAACAGTTACAAGAGTGGCATCAGAGTTGTGGCCGTGCAGTTGCAGGATGTTCATCCTCCACGGCAGGTCATCGACGCTTTCAAGGATGTCGCCAGCGCAAAAGAGGATAAAAGCCGTTTTATCAACGAAGCGGAAGCCTACGAGAATGATCTCGTCCCGCGTACACGTGGTGAGGCCGCTGCTATCCTGAACCAGGCCCAAGCCTATAAGGAAACAAAAATCCTGCAGGCCAGAGGTGACAGCGATCGTTTTCTCTTTGTTCTGGAAGAATATCGCAAGGCAAAGGATATCACTAAGAAACGCATTTATCTTGAAACAATGGAAGAGATCCTTTCCAGGCCGGAAGTGGAGAAGATTATTATTTCAAATGATTCCATGCAGCGTGTTTTCCCCTATTTGCCTTTGCAGCGCTCCGGAAAAGCAGCCGTGAACGGACAGGCTAAAGACGGAGGAGTGAACTGA
- the hflC gene encoding protease modulator HflC yields MRSIQFAIAGIGIAVFILLQCVFMVDQTERAIVLQLGKPVGNADYEPGLHFKLPFVQNVIFFDSRVLEYDAPAAEILTQDKKNMVVDNFSRWRIVNPLVFYQTVRNVQGGLSRIDDIVYSQLRESLGRYTLTEIVAVERSTIMDEVTTKANVLLGEYGIHIIDVRIKRTDLPQENQLAIYGRMKAERERQAKQYRSEGREEATKITTLADRQRAVILADARRAAEAARGEGEAAATAVYAQALSQDPDFYEFVRTMDAYKKTMKDQTQFVLTPQSEFFKYLQ; encoded by the coding sequence ATGAGATCAATTCAATTTGCGATAGCCGGAATAGGCATAGCTGTTTTCATTCTGCTGCAATGTGTTTTTATGGTTGATCAGACGGAAAGAGCCATCGTTTTGCAGCTTGGCAAACCGGTCGGGAACGCAGACTACGAGCCTGGGTTGCACTTCAAGCTTCCTTTTGTGCAGAATGTCATATTTTTTGATTCCCGAGTTCTTGAATACGATGCGCCGGCCGCAGAAATTCTGACGCAGGACAAGAAGAACATGGTTGTCGACAATTTTTCCAGATGGAGGATTGTCAATCCCCTTGTGTTTTATCAGACCGTGCGCAATGTCCAGGGCGGTTTGTCCCGCATTGACGATATCGTTTACTCACAGCTCAGAGAGTCCTTGGGCCGGTATACGCTTACTGAAATCGTGGCGGTCGAACGATCGACAATCATGGACGAGGTCACAACCAAAGCCAATGTGCTTTTGGGTGAATACGGGATCCACATCATTGATGTTCGCATCAAACGGACGGATTTGCCCCAGGAGAATCAGCTTGCGATCTACGGCCGCATGAAGGCCGAGCGTGAGCGCCAAGCCAAGCAGTATCGTTCGGAAGGGCGTGAAGAGGCCACCAAGATCACGACCTTGGCGGACCGACAGCGGGCAGTCATCCTGGCCGATGCCCGTCGCGCGGCCGAGGCTGCCCGAGGCGAGGGCGAAGCTGCCGCTACGGCCGTCTACGCGCAGGCCTTGTCCCAGGATCCTGACTTTTATGAATTCGTGCGCACCATGGACGCATACAAAAAGACCATGAAGGATCAGACCCAGTTTGTGCTGACCCCGCAGAGCGAGTTCTTCAAGTATCTCCAATAA
- the dsrM gene encoding sulfate reduction electron transfer complex DsrMKJOP subunit DsrM, whose product MKALYSLFLVFALAALALVGAGAMGMEKAFGLYIPFLAVAVFVVGFCMRVVDWGRSAVPFCIPTTCGQQESLPWIKQSTIENPSTTGGVVMRMLLEVLLFRSLFRNTKVDLHEGTKVTYSSSKWLWLGALAFHYSFLTIVLRHMRFFTEPVPGIIAGIEAMDSMLQIGAPTLYLTDIVFVAAVTYLFVRRVVVPQIRYISLVQDYFPLFLILGIAFSGIFMRYFAKVDIISVKQLAMGLVTFSWVVPEGIGVMFYIHMFLVSVLLAYFPLSKLMHMGGVFLSPTRNMNCASRKFRHINPWKFENVHYHTYEEYEDEFREKMVEKDLPVDKPLAEGAE is encoded by the coding sequence ATGAAAGCTCTTTACTCCCTTTTCCTGGTCTTTGCCCTCGCGGCATTAGCCCTAGTGGGCGCCGGGGCGATGGGTATGGAAAAAGCCTTTGGGCTGTACATACCCTTCCTGGCAGTCGCGGTTTTTGTGGTGGGATTCTGTATGAGAGTTGTGGATTGGGGGAGATCGGCTGTGCCGTTTTGTATCCCCACAACATGTGGTCAGCAGGAATCCCTGCCTTGGATCAAGCAGAGCACCATCGAAAATCCTTCCACCACGGGCGGCGTCGTGATGAGGATGCTCTTGGAAGTGCTCTTGTTCAGGTCGCTTTTTCGCAATACCAAGGTTGATCTGCACGAAGGTACAAAAGTTACCTACAGTTCAAGCAAATGGTTGTGGCTTGGCGCTCTGGCATTCCACTATTCGTTTTTGACCATCGTTCTGCGGCATATGCGCTTTTTCACAGAGCCGGTGCCGGGCATTATCGCCGGTATTGAAGCCATGGACAGCATGCTGCAGATCGGCGCTCCGACGCTCTATCTTACCGATATCGTGTTTGTCGCCGCTGTAACCTATCTTTTTGTGCGACGCGTAGTGGTTCCCCAGATCCGTTACATTTCATTGGTGCAGGATTATTTTCCGCTGTTCCTGATTCTCGGAATCGCTTTTTCCGGAATTTTCATGCGGTATTTTGCCAAGGTTGACATCATCTCGGTCAAACAGCTGGCCATGGGCCTGGTGACATTTTCCTGGGTCGTGCCGGAAGGGATCGGAGTGATGTTTTACATCCACATGTTCCTTGTTTCCGTGCTTCTGGCCTATTTTCCGCTCAGCAAACTCATGCACATGGGCGGCGTGTTCCTTTCGCCCACGCGCAACATGAACTGTGCTTCCAGAAAGTTCAGGCACATTAACCCCTGGAAGTTCGAGAATGTTCATTATCACACATACGAAGAATACGAGGATGAATTCCGTGAGAAGATGGTCGAGAAGGATCTTCCCGTGGACAAGCCTCTAGCAGAAGGAGCCGAGTAA
- the purE gene encoding 5-(carboxyamino)imidazole ribonucleotide mutase: MPQVAIFMGSKSDESTVRPCADVLEKLGISCTFTITSAHRTPERTARLIKELEEDGVQVFICAAGLAAHLAGAVAAKTVRPVLGIPISASSLGGWDALLATVQMPPGFPVGTLALDKVGARNAAWLAAQILALHDPELTQRILDERRKMIEQVEEDAKTL; this comes from the coding sequence ATGCCACAGGTAGCAATCTTCATGGGAAGCAAGTCCGACGAGAGCACAGTGCGCCCTTGCGCGGATGTATTGGAAAAATTGGGAATTTCCTGCACCTTTACCATCACCTCGGCTCATCGAACCCCGGAGCGTACCGCCCGCCTGATCAAAGAACTTGAGGAAGACGGCGTTCAGGTCTTTATCTGCGCCGCCGGCCTTGCCGCCCATCTGGCCGGCGCCGTTGCGGCCAAAACCGTGCGACCGGTCCTGGGCATCCCGATTTCCGCGTCCTCACTGGGCGGATGGGATGCGCTGCTGGCCACGGTGCAGATGCCCCCCGGCTTTCCGGTCGGAACGCTGGCTCTGGACAAGGTCGGCGCGCGCAACGCAGCGTGGCTTGCGGCCCAGATTCTGGCCCTGCACGATCCCGAACTGACGCAGCGCATACTGGATGAACGACGCAAGATGATCGAACAGGTGGAAGAAGACGCAAAAACCCTGTAA
- the purD gene encoding phosphoribosylamine--glycine ligase encodes MNILIVGAGGREHALAWKISQSPLLDKLFIAPGNGGTALLGTNVSLHDNDIEGIVAFARDNDIGLVVAGPELPLVLGLQEALAAVHIPCFGPCTFDAQLEGSKAFAKNMMRETGVPTARFQVFDSYERALVYVRGHSLPMVIKADGLAAGKGVVIAQSMSEAEEALKDMMITKVFGEAGLTVVVEEALIGEEASFMAFCDGSTIVPMPSLQDHKRIGDNDTGLNTGGMGAYSPAPILPQEKYETMADLAIRPITEHLAAIGQPFKGVLYAGLMMTDKGPMVLEYNVRFGDPECQPLMARLKSDLVEIMLACVNGTLSPEQVEFHQETSCCIVMAALGYPQSYPKGMPISGIDAAEQIESVKVFQAGTQLQNGTPVSTGGRVLGITALGTDLEQARERAYQAVARIHFDNSYYRKDIANKGLRRT; translated from the coding sequence TTGAACATTCTTATAGTTGGAGCCGGTGGACGGGAACACGCCCTGGCATGGAAAATCAGTCAAAGCCCCTTGCTGGACAAATTGTTCATTGCGCCGGGTAATGGTGGAACGGCCCTTCTCGGCACCAACGTTTCACTGCACGACAACGACATTGAGGGCATTGTCGCTTTTGCCCGCGACAATGACATCGGTCTTGTTGTCGCAGGGCCTGAGCTGCCTCTTGTTCTTGGACTGCAGGAGGCATTGGCCGCGGTGCATATCCCCTGCTTCGGCCCATGCACCTTCGACGCCCAGCTCGAAGGCTCCAAGGCCTTCGCCAAAAACATGATGCGGGAAACCGGGGTGCCGACAGCCCGCTTTCAGGTCTTCGACAGTTATGAGCGGGCACTGGTCTATGTGCGCGGGCACTCGCTGCCCATGGTCATCAAGGCGGACGGTCTGGCTGCGGGGAAAGGCGTCGTCATCGCCCAGAGCATGAGCGAAGCTGAAGAGGCCTTAAAAGACATGATGATTACCAAGGTGTTTGGCGAAGCCGGACTCACCGTTGTGGTCGAAGAAGCCTTGATCGGTGAAGAGGCCTCCTTCATGGCTTTTTGTGACGGGAGCACCATCGTTCCCATGCCGTCATTGCAAGACCACAAACGCATCGGCGACAACGACACGGGCCTCAACACCGGCGGCATGGGCGCCTACAGCCCTGCCCCCATCCTGCCGCAGGAAAAGTACGAGACCATGGCTGATCTGGCCATCCGGCCGATCACCGAGCATCTGGCGGCCATTGGCCAACCCTTCAAGGGAGTGCTCTACGCCGGCCTTATGATGACCGACAAAGGCCCGATGGTTCTGGAATACAATGTCCGCTTCGGCGACCCCGAATGCCAGCCGCTCATGGCCAGGCTCAAATCGGACCTGGTCGAGATCATGCTCGCTTGCGTGAACGGTACCCTTTCACCCGAGCAGGTCGAATTCCACCAGGAAACCAGTTGCTGTATCGTGATGGCGGCTCTTGGATACCCGCAAAGTTATCCCAAGGGCATGCCCATTTCCGGCATTGACGCTGCGGAACAGATTGAATCCGTCAAAGTCTTCCAAGCCGGCACGCAGTTGCAAAACGGAACTCCCGTCAGCACTGGCGGACGGGTCCTGGGCATCACCGCCCTGGGCACGGACCTTGAGCAAGCGCGAGAGCGGGCGTACCAGGCTGTTGCCAGAATCCACTTTGACAACAGCTATTATCGTAAAGATATCGCTAACAAAGGATTAAGGAGGACATGA